In the genome of Abyssalbus ytuae, the window AAAGCGTTTGTGCCTGAATATGCCCGGGCATTAGATATTCAAAATATTGTAGTTGACGGAATTTCGGCACAACACCCCTATGCGGCTTTAGTGGTGGCAGAATTAGCCCAAGCGGCAGAAATTTTGCATACTCACCCAAAAATCATATTTGTGCCCAAAGAAGCTTTTCCTGAAAAATATAAGAAAAAGTACGGAAACCGGTTATATCTGCTGGAATATGAAACCGAAGGAGAAGTAAACTGGACGAATTATAAAAACGTAGTTGAGATACTGGATACCAAACATTTACAGGAGCTAAAAATGGAACATCCGGACAAAGTATTTATTGATGAAAATATTTTTGTTAAAAACCGCCTGTTTGACCTGCTAATTGGTGACTGGGACCGACATGCCAAACAATGGGGATGGGTGGTTGTTAAAAAGGACAGTCTTTTCACAGCAATTCCCCTGGCAGGTGACAGGGATAATGCTTTTTTTAATATAAATGGTTTGATACCCTCTATCATTTCAAATAAAAACATACAACCGGAATTAAGGCCGTTTGATGAAAAAATAGATTATTTAGATGGCCTGGTAAGACCTGTTGATACTTATTTTTTAAATGAAACACCCCAAGAAATTTTTATAGAAGAAGCTAAAAAGTTACAAACAAAACTAACGGATAAAGAAATTTATAAAGCATTAAAATCATGGCCGGATACAATTTATAAACTAAATGGAGATGAGATAGCAAAAAAAATAATAAGCAGAAAAAATAACCTGGTTAACTATGCCAGGGCATTCAAAAAAATACTGGATACCAGAGAACTTTTAACCGAACCGTTAATGGGTTCGGAAGATATTGATATAAGTGATGATTTGGTAAAATGTTTTAACTGTAAAACAAGCCGGATGCAATAAATTATCCATCCGGCTTATTTTAAAAAAAACATATAAAATCAAAATCAGTCTTTTACTCCCAATTTATCCAGTATATCCTCCAACAGGCACCATTTTGTAATAGATGATTGAAGAAGATTAACCCCTACAAAACCTGTAAACCATAGCCAATTAATATTGTGGTATACTGCCAATAGTATACTTATTATTACAAATGTTCCCGCTACTGCCCTTACTATCCTGTTTTTCATTGTTAAATATATTTTTCTATTGGTAATACCACTGCTTTCACAGGATTGTTGCTAACAATTTTATTATTGAATCCTTTTATCAATTCAAATGCTTTATCAATTTTATCTTCATCTGTAAAAGAAAAGAATAAATTAGATTCGGCCCCTCCTTTTGTACCGGGAAACCAGCTTGAGGTCATTACTAAAGAAGCTGCATTTTTATATCCGTCAATGTCGGATTCACTGAAACTTTCAATTTTAGCTTCTTTAAATAGCTGAAGCACATCATCGTGATATTCTTCAACAACGGTTACGAGTAATAATTTCATTTTATTTGTGCTTTTTTCTTTCAATTAAATAATATACCAACGGAACTACTAAAAGCGTGAGTACTGTTGAAGCAATTGTTCCACCCATAAGCGAAATTGCCAATCCCTGAAAAATAGGATCAAAAAGTATTACAAATGCTCCTATTACCACCGTACCTGCCGTAAGCAATATAGGGGTGGTTCTTACCGCTCCCGCTTCAATAACCGCTTGTTTTAATGGAATTCCATCAGCTACACGTAAGTTTATAAAATCAATCAGCAATACCGAATTACGTACCATAATACCTGCCAGGGCAATCATTCCTATAAACGAGGTAGCAGTAAAGAAAGCTCCCAATAACCAGTGTCCTACCACAATCCCTACCATAGAAAGGGGTATTGCAACCATCATTACCACCGGAGCTTTAAAGTTTTGAAACCAACCTACAATAAGCATATAAATGATTACAATTACACCTAAAAAGGCCACTCCAAGATCCCGGAACACTTCTAAAGTTATTTGCCATTCGCCATCCCATTTTATCGTATAATTATCTTCATAATCCGGTTGGTTCATATACAATTCATCTATGGTATAACCTTCGGGCAATTTTATGTTTTTAAGTTTGTCTGTCATACCTAGTATAGCATATACAGGGCTTTCCAACTCTCCTGCCATGTCGGCAGTAACATATACCACTCTTTTTTGGTTTTTCCTGTAAATACTTTTTGCCCTAGTTCTTTCCTTTATGTCCACCAAATCCCCAATTGCTACCATATTACCTTGCTGAGATTTTACTTTAAGCTGGCTAATATCCTGAACGGAGGATCTTTCTTTTTCATCCAGGGTAAGAATAAGCCCTACCTGATTAGATGCATTCTCATCATATAAATTTGTAACTGCCCTTTCTGATAACGCCATATTCATGGTATGGGTTATTTGTTGCGGAGCAACTCCGTAAAGCATAGCTTTTTCCCTGTCAATTACAAACTCGTATTCCGCCTGGTTATCTTCTACCATCCAGTCAATATCAACTACATCCTGAGTATTGTTAAGAATAGTCTGAATTTGATCTGCCACTTCAATTTGCTTGTCATAACGGGGTCCGTATACTTCCGCCACAATAGTAGATAAAACAGGTGGCCCCGGTGGTACCTCCACTACTTTTACATTAGCATTGAACTTATTGGCTATTTTTTGAATTTCAGGGCGAAAAGCACTTGCTATCTCATGGCTTTGCTTACTACGGTCATGCTTATCGGTTAAATTAACCTGAATGTCTGCCATATTACTTCCTCCCCTCAAATCATAGTGACGTACCAACCCGTTAAAAGTTATGGGGGCGGATGTGCCT includes:
- a CDS encoding YgaP family membrane protein, which gives rise to MKNRIVRAVAGTFVIISILLAVYHNINWLWFTGFVGVNLLQSSITKWCLLEDILDKLGVKD